From Taeniopygia guttata chromosome 29, bTaeGut7.mat, whole genome shotgun sequence, a single genomic window includes:
- the PCBP2 gene encoding poly(rC)-binding protein 2 isoform X4, producing MDTGVIEGGLNVTLTIRLLMHGKEVGSIIGKKGESVKKMREESGARINISEGNCPERIITLAGPTNAIFKAFAMIIDKLEEDISSSMTNSTAASRPPVTLRLVVPASQCGSLIGKGGCKIKEIRESTGAQVQVAGDMLPNSTERAITIAGIPQSIIECVKQICVVMLESPPKGVTIPYRPKPSSSPVIFAGGQDRYSSGSASYPHTAPSMCLNSDLEGPPQEAYTIQGQYAIPQPDLTKLHQLAMQQSHFPMSHGNTGFSGLDASAQTTSHELTIPNDLIGCIIGRQGAKINEIRQMSGAQIKIANPVEGSTDRQVTITGSAASISLAQYLINVSLESAKPSSQAASVTIPDHLSINLSQPSTPSSSSSSTTTPSLATAGASDAPSSLPNPLPTAPCVSSLLGMKPVPLLALNVVSAAKGAAAPAVPCVTNKLKAEKQRFSPY from the exons ATGGACACCGGAGTCATCGAAGGGGGTCTCAATGTCACGCTCACCATCCGGCTACTCATGCACGGAAAG GAGGTGGGAAGCATCATTGGGAAG AAAGGCGAGTCGGTGAAGAAGATGCGAGAGGAG AGCGGAGCTCGCATCAACATCTCGGAAGGGAACTGCCCCGAGCGGATCATCACCCTGGCGGGACCCACCAACGCCATCTTCAAAGCTTTTGCGATGATCATTGACAAACTGGAAGAG GACATCAGCAGCTCCATGACCaacagcacagctgccagccgGCCCCCAGTCACCCTCCGGCTTGTGGTCCCTGCCAGCCAGTGCGGGTCCCTCATTGGCAAGGGAGGCTGCAAGATCAAGGAGATCCGAGAG AGCACGGGGGCACAGGTCCAGGTGGCAGGAGACATGCTGCCCAACTCGACTGAGCGAGCCATCACCATCGCTGGGATCCCACAGTCCATCATCGAGTGCGTCAAACAGATCTGCGTCGTCATGCTTGAG TCTCCCCCGAAGGGTGTCACCATCCCGTACCGACCCAAGCCATCCAGCTCTCCCGTCATCTTTGCAGGCGGCCAG GACAGGTACAGCAGCGGCAGTGCGAGCTACCCCCACACCGCCCCATCCATGTGCCTCAACTCTGACTTGGAGGGACCACCTCAGGAG GCCTATACCATTCAAGGACAGTATGCCATTCCACAGCCAGAT CTGACCAAGCTGCACCAGTTGGCAATGCAACAGTCACACTTTCCAATGTCTCATGGCAACACTGGATTCAGTG GTTTGGATGCCTCTGCCCAAACCACCTCCCATGAACTCACCATTCCAAACGAT ctgaTTGGCTGCATCATCGGGCGTCAGGGCGCCAAGATCAACGAGATCCGCCAGATGTCCGGGGCTCAGATCAAGATTGCCAACCCCGTGGAAGGCTCTACTGACAGGCAGGTGACCATAACTGGATCTGCAGCGAGCATCAGCCTGGCCCAGTATCTAATCAATGTCAG TTTAGAAAGCGCTAAACCCTCCTCCCAGGCAGCCTCCGTCACGATCCCTGACCACCTCAGCATCAACCTCTCTCAACCCTCCAccccttcttcttcttcctcctccaccaCCACCCCCTCGCTCGCCACCGCGGGGGCCTCCGACGCGCCCTCCAGCCTCCCCAACCCTCTTCCGACCGCCCCTTGTGTCTCCAGTCTGCTTGGCATGAAacctgtccctctcctggcgCTAAATGTCGTGTCTGCGGCCAAAGGCGCCGCGGCGCCCGCCGTGCCCTGTGTCACTAACAAACTCAAAGCCGAGAAGCAAAGGTTTTCCCCGTACTGA
- the PCBP2 gene encoding poly(rC)-binding protein 2 isoform X14 has protein sequence MDTGVIEGGLNVTLTIRLLMHGKEVGSIIGKKGESVKKMREESGARINISEGNCPERIITLAGPTNAIFKAFAMIIDKLEEDISSSMTNSTAASRPPVTLRLVVPASQCGSLIGKGGCKIKEIRESTGAQVQVAGDMLPNSTERAITIAGIPQSIIECVKQICVVMLESPPKGVTIPYRPKPSSSPVIFAGGQAYTIQGQYAIPQPDLTKLHQLAMQQSHFPMSHGNTGFSGVDSSSPEVKGYWGLDASAQTTSHELTIPNDLIGCIIGRQGAKINEIRQMSGAQIKIANPVEGSTDRQVTITGSAASISLAQYLINVRLSSETGGMGSS, from the exons ATGGACACCGGAGTCATCGAAGGGGGTCTCAATGTCACGCTCACCATCCGGCTACTCATGCACGGAAAG GAGGTGGGAAGCATCATTGGGAAG AAAGGCGAGTCGGTGAAGAAGATGCGAGAGGAG AGCGGAGCTCGCATCAACATCTCGGAAGGGAACTGCCCCGAGCGGATCATCACCCTGGCGGGACCCACCAACGCCATCTTCAAAGCTTTTGCGATGATCATTGACAAACTGGAAGAG GACATCAGCAGCTCCATGACCaacagcacagctgccagccgGCCCCCAGTCACCCTCCGGCTTGTGGTCCCTGCCAGCCAGTGCGGGTCCCTCATTGGCAAGGGAGGCTGCAAGATCAAGGAGATCCGAGAG AGCACGGGGGCACAGGTCCAGGTGGCAGGAGACATGCTGCCCAACTCGACTGAGCGAGCCATCACCATCGCTGGGATCCCACAGTCCATCATCGAGTGCGTCAAACAGATCTGCGTCGTCATGCTTGAG TCTCCCCCGAAGGGTGTCACCATCCCGTACCGACCCAAGCCATCCAGCTCTCCCGTCATCTTTGCAGGCGGCCAG GCCTATACCATTCAAGGACAGTATGCCATTCCACAGCCAGAT CTGACCAAGCTGCACCAGTTGGCAATGCAACAGTCACACTTTCCAATGTCTCATGGCAACACTGGATTCAGTG GCGTTGACTCCAGCTCTCCCGAGGTGAAAGGCTATTGGG GTTTGGATGCCTCTGCCCAAACCACCTCCCATGAACTCACCATTCCAAACGAT ctgaTTGGCTGCATCATCGGGCGTCAGGGCGCCAAGATCAACGAGATCCGCCAGATGTCCGGGGCTCAGATCAAGATTGCCAACCCCGTGGAAGGCTCTACTGACAGGCAGGTGACCATAACTGGATCTGCAGCGAGCATCAGCCTGGCCCAGTATCTAATCAATGTCAG GCTCTCCTCGGAGACCGGGGGCATGGGCAGCAGTTAG
- the PCBP2 gene encoding poly(rC)-binding protein 2 isoform X7, translated as MDTGVIEGGLNVTLTIRLLMHGKEVGSIIGKKGESVKKMREESGARINISEGNCPERIITLAGPTNAIFKAFAMIIDKLEEDISSSMTNSTAASRPPVTLRLVVPASQCGSLIGKGGCKIKEIRESTGAQVQVAGDMLPNSTERAITIAGIPQSIIECVKQICVVMLESPPKGVTIPYRPKPSSSPVIFAGGQAYTIQGQYAIPQPDLTKLHQLAMQQSHFPMSHGNTGFSGVDSSSPEVKGYWGLDASAQTTSHELTIPNDLIGCIIGRQGAKINEIRQMSGAQIKIANPVEGSTDRQVTITGSAASISLAQYLINVSLESAKPSSQAASVTIPDHLSINLSQPSTPSSSSSSTTTPSLATAGASDAPSSLPNPLPTAPCVSSLLGMKPVPLLALNVVSAAKGAAAPAVPCVTNKLKAEKQRFSPY; from the exons ATGGACACCGGAGTCATCGAAGGGGGTCTCAATGTCACGCTCACCATCCGGCTACTCATGCACGGAAAG GAGGTGGGAAGCATCATTGGGAAG AAAGGCGAGTCGGTGAAGAAGATGCGAGAGGAG AGCGGAGCTCGCATCAACATCTCGGAAGGGAACTGCCCCGAGCGGATCATCACCCTGGCGGGACCCACCAACGCCATCTTCAAAGCTTTTGCGATGATCATTGACAAACTGGAAGAG GACATCAGCAGCTCCATGACCaacagcacagctgccagccgGCCCCCAGTCACCCTCCGGCTTGTGGTCCCTGCCAGCCAGTGCGGGTCCCTCATTGGCAAGGGAGGCTGCAAGATCAAGGAGATCCGAGAG AGCACGGGGGCACAGGTCCAGGTGGCAGGAGACATGCTGCCCAACTCGACTGAGCGAGCCATCACCATCGCTGGGATCCCACAGTCCATCATCGAGTGCGTCAAACAGATCTGCGTCGTCATGCTTGAG TCTCCCCCGAAGGGTGTCACCATCCCGTACCGACCCAAGCCATCCAGCTCTCCCGTCATCTTTGCAGGCGGCCAG GCCTATACCATTCAAGGACAGTATGCCATTCCACAGCCAGAT CTGACCAAGCTGCACCAGTTGGCAATGCAACAGTCACACTTTCCAATGTCTCATGGCAACACTGGATTCAGTG GCGTTGACTCCAGCTCTCCCGAGGTGAAAGGCTATTGGG GTTTGGATGCCTCTGCCCAAACCACCTCCCATGAACTCACCATTCCAAACGAT ctgaTTGGCTGCATCATCGGGCGTCAGGGCGCCAAGATCAACGAGATCCGCCAGATGTCCGGGGCTCAGATCAAGATTGCCAACCCCGTGGAAGGCTCTACTGACAGGCAGGTGACCATAACTGGATCTGCAGCGAGCATCAGCCTGGCCCAGTATCTAATCAATGTCAG TTTAGAAAGCGCTAAACCCTCCTCCCAGGCAGCCTCCGTCACGATCCCTGACCACCTCAGCATCAACCTCTCTCAACCCTCCAccccttcttcttcttcctcctccaccaCCACCCCCTCGCTCGCCACCGCGGGGGCCTCCGACGCGCCCTCCAGCCTCCCCAACCCTCTTCCGACCGCCCCTTGTGTCTCCAGTCTGCTTGGCATGAAacctgtccctctcctggcgCTAAATGTCGTGTCTGCGGCCAAAGGCGCCGCGGCGCCCGCCGTGCCCTGTGTCACTAACAAACTCAAAGCCGAGAAGCAAAGGTTTTCCCCGTACTGA
- the PCBP2 gene encoding poly(rC)-binding protein 2 isoform X9, whose amino-acid sequence MDTGVIEGGLNVTLTIRLLMHGKEVGSIIGKKGESVKKMREESGARINISEGNCPERIITLAGPTNAIFKAFAMIIDKLEEDISSSMTNSTAASRPPVTLRLVVPASQCGSLIGKGGCKIKEIRESTGAQVQVAGDMLPNSTERAITIAGIPQSIIECVKQICVVMLESPPKGVTIPYRPKPSSSPVIFAGGQLTKLHQLAMQQSHFPMSHGNTGFSGVDSSSPEVKGYWGLDASAQTTSHELTIPNDLIGCIIGRQGAKINEIRQMSGAQIKIANPVEGSTDRQVTITGSAASISLAQYLINVSLESAKPSSQAASVTIPDHLSINLSQPSTPSSSSSSTTTPSLATAGASDAPSSLPNPLPTAPCVSSLLGMKPVPLLALNVVSAAKGAAAPAVPCVTNKLKAEKQRFSPY is encoded by the exons ATGGACACCGGAGTCATCGAAGGGGGTCTCAATGTCACGCTCACCATCCGGCTACTCATGCACGGAAAG GAGGTGGGAAGCATCATTGGGAAG AAAGGCGAGTCGGTGAAGAAGATGCGAGAGGAG AGCGGAGCTCGCATCAACATCTCGGAAGGGAACTGCCCCGAGCGGATCATCACCCTGGCGGGACCCACCAACGCCATCTTCAAAGCTTTTGCGATGATCATTGACAAACTGGAAGAG GACATCAGCAGCTCCATGACCaacagcacagctgccagccgGCCCCCAGTCACCCTCCGGCTTGTGGTCCCTGCCAGCCAGTGCGGGTCCCTCATTGGCAAGGGAGGCTGCAAGATCAAGGAGATCCGAGAG AGCACGGGGGCACAGGTCCAGGTGGCAGGAGACATGCTGCCCAACTCGACTGAGCGAGCCATCACCATCGCTGGGATCCCACAGTCCATCATCGAGTGCGTCAAACAGATCTGCGTCGTCATGCTTGAG TCTCCCCCGAAGGGTGTCACCATCCCGTACCGACCCAAGCCATCCAGCTCTCCCGTCATCTTTGCAGGCGGCCAG CTGACCAAGCTGCACCAGTTGGCAATGCAACAGTCACACTTTCCAATGTCTCATGGCAACACTGGATTCAGTG GCGTTGACTCCAGCTCTCCCGAGGTGAAAGGCTATTGGG GTTTGGATGCCTCTGCCCAAACCACCTCCCATGAACTCACCATTCCAAACGAT ctgaTTGGCTGCATCATCGGGCGTCAGGGCGCCAAGATCAACGAGATCCGCCAGATGTCCGGGGCTCAGATCAAGATTGCCAACCCCGTGGAAGGCTCTACTGACAGGCAGGTGACCATAACTGGATCTGCAGCGAGCATCAGCCTGGCCCAGTATCTAATCAATGTCAG TTTAGAAAGCGCTAAACCCTCCTCCCAGGCAGCCTCCGTCACGATCCCTGACCACCTCAGCATCAACCTCTCTCAACCCTCCAccccttcttcttcttcctcctccaccaCCACCCCCTCGCTCGCCACCGCGGGGGCCTCCGACGCGCCCTCCAGCCTCCCCAACCCTCTTCCGACCGCCCCTTGTGTCTCCAGTCTGCTTGGCATGAAacctgtccctctcctggcgCTAAATGTCGTGTCTGCGGCCAAAGGCGCCGCGGCGCCCGCCGTGCCCTGTGTCACTAACAAACTCAAAGCCGAGAAGCAAAGGTTTTCCCCGTACTGA
- the PCBP2 gene encoding poly(rC)-binding protein 2 isoform X11, which yields MDTGVIEGGLNVTLTIRLLMHGKEVGSIIGKKGESVKKMREESGARINISEGNCPERIITLAGPTNAIFKAFAMIIDKLEEDISSSMTNSTAASRPPVTLRLVVPASQCGSLIGKGGCKIKEIRESTGAQVQVAGDMLPNSTERAITIAGIPQSIIECVKQICVVMLESPPKGVTIPYRPKPSSSPVIFAGGQDRYSSGSASYPHTAPSMCLNSDLEGPPQEATRQPLHGNELGPIPAWAAVLPAYTIQGQYAIPQPDLTKLHQLAMQQSHFPMSHGNTGFSGVDSSSPEVKGYWGLDASAQTTSHELTIPNDLIGCIIGRQGAKINEIRQMSGAQIKIANPVEGSTDRQVTITGSAASISLAQYLINVRLSSETGGMGSS from the exons ATGGACACCGGAGTCATCGAAGGGGGTCTCAATGTCACGCTCACCATCCGGCTACTCATGCACGGAAAG GAGGTGGGAAGCATCATTGGGAAG AAAGGCGAGTCGGTGAAGAAGATGCGAGAGGAG AGCGGAGCTCGCATCAACATCTCGGAAGGGAACTGCCCCGAGCGGATCATCACCCTGGCGGGACCCACCAACGCCATCTTCAAAGCTTTTGCGATGATCATTGACAAACTGGAAGAG GACATCAGCAGCTCCATGACCaacagcacagctgccagccgGCCCCCAGTCACCCTCCGGCTTGTGGTCCCTGCCAGCCAGTGCGGGTCCCTCATTGGCAAGGGAGGCTGCAAGATCAAGGAGATCCGAGAG AGCACGGGGGCACAGGTCCAGGTGGCAGGAGACATGCTGCCCAACTCGACTGAGCGAGCCATCACCATCGCTGGGATCCCACAGTCCATCATCGAGTGCGTCAAACAGATCTGCGTCGTCATGCTTGAG TCTCCCCCGAAGGGTGTCACCATCCCGTACCGACCCAAGCCATCCAGCTCTCCCGTCATCTTTGCAGGCGGCCAG GACAGGTACAGCAGCGGCAGTGCGAGCTACCCCCACACCGCCCCATCCATGTGCCTCAACTCTGACTTGGAGGGACCACCTCAGGAG GCCACCCGGCAGCCACTGCATGGCAACGAACTTGGGCCAAttccagcctgggctgcagttCTTCCG GCCTATACCATTCAAGGACAGTATGCCATTCCACAGCCAGAT CTGACCAAGCTGCACCAGTTGGCAATGCAACAGTCACACTTTCCAATGTCTCATGGCAACACTGGATTCAGTG GCGTTGACTCCAGCTCTCCCGAGGTGAAAGGCTATTGGG GTTTGGATGCCTCTGCCCAAACCACCTCCCATGAACTCACCATTCCAAACGAT ctgaTTGGCTGCATCATCGGGCGTCAGGGCGCCAAGATCAACGAGATCCGCCAGATGTCCGGGGCTCAGATCAAGATTGCCAACCCCGTGGAAGGCTCTACTGACAGGCAGGTGACCATAACTGGATCTGCAGCGAGCATCAGCCTGGCCCAGTATCTAATCAATGTCAG GCTCTCCTCGGAGACCGGGGGCATGGGCAGCAGTTAG
- the PCBP2 gene encoding poly(rC)-binding protein 2 isoform X6 produces the protein MDTGVIEGGLNVTLTIRLLMHGKEVGSIIGKKGESVKKMREESGARINISEGNCPERIITLAGPTNAIFKAFAMIIDKLEEDISSSMTNSTAASRPPVTLRLVVPASQCGSLIGKGGCKIKEIRESTGAQVQVAGDMLPNSTERAITIAGIPQSIIECVKQICVVMLESPPKGVTIPYRPKPSSSPVIFAGGQDRYSSGSASYPHTAPSMCLNSDLEGPPQELTKLHQLAMQQSHFPMSHGNTGFSGLDASAQTTSHELTIPNDLIGCIIGRQGAKINEIRQMSGAQIKIANPVEGSTDRQVTITGSAASISLAQYLINVSLESAKPSSQAASVTIPDHLSINLSQPSTPSSSSSSTTTPSLATAGASDAPSSLPNPLPTAPCVSSLLGMKPVPLLALNVVSAAKGAAAPAVPCVTNKLKAEKQRFSPY, from the exons ATGGACACCGGAGTCATCGAAGGGGGTCTCAATGTCACGCTCACCATCCGGCTACTCATGCACGGAAAG GAGGTGGGAAGCATCATTGGGAAG AAAGGCGAGTCGGTGAAGAAGATGCGAGAGGAG AGCGGAGCTCGCATCAACATCTCGGAAGGGAACTGCCCCGAGCGGATCATCACCCTGGCGGGACCCACCAACGCCATCTTCAAAGCTTTTGCGATGATCATTGACAAACTGGAAGAG GACATCAGCAGCTCCATGACCaacagcacagctgccagccgGCCCCCAGTCACCCTCCGGCTTGTGGTCCCTGCCAGCCAGTGCGGGTCCCTCATTGGCAAGGGAGGCTGCAAGATCAAGGAGATCCGAGAG AGCACGGGGGCACAGGTCCAGGTGGCAGGAGACATGCTGCCCAACTCGACTGAGCGAGCCATCACCATCGCTGGGATCCCACAGTCCATCATCGAGTGCGTCAAACAGATCTGCGTCGTCATGCTTGAG TCTCCCCCGAAGGGTGTCACCATCCCGTACCGACCCAAGCCATCCAGCTCTCCCGTCATCTTTGCAGGCGGCCAG GACAGGTACAGCAGCGGCAGTGCGAGCTACCCCCACACCGCCCCATCCATGTGCCTCAACTCTGACTTGGAGGGACCACCTCAGGAG CTGACCAAGCTGCACCAGTTGGCAATGCAACAGTCACACTTTCCAATGTCTCATGGCAACACTGGATTCAGTG GTTTGGATGCCTCTGCCCAAACCACCTCCCATGAACTCACCATTCCAAACGAT ctgaTTGGCTGCATCATCGGGCGTCAGGGCGCCAAGATCAACGAGATCCGCCAGATGTCCGGGGCTCAGATCAAGATTGCCAACCCCGTGGAAGGCTCTACTGACAGGCAGGTGACCATAACTGGATCTGCAGCGAGCATCAGCCTGGCCCAGTATCTAATCAATGTCAG TTTAGAAAGCGCTAAACCCTCCTCCCAGGCAGCCTCCGTCACGATCCCTGACCACCTCAGCATCAACCTCTCTCAACCCTCCAccccttcttcttcttcctcctccaccaCCACCCCCTCGCTCGCCACCGCGGGGGCCTCCGACGCGCCCTCCAGCCTCCCCAACCCTCTTCCGACCGCCCCTTGTGTCTCCAGTCTGCTTGGCATGAAacctgtccctctcctggcgCTAAATGTCGTGTCTGCGGCCAAAGGCGCCGCGGCGCCCGCCGTGCCCTGTGTCACTAACAAACTCAAAGCCGAGAAGCAAAGGTTTTCCCCGTACTGA
- the PCBP2 gene encoding poly(rC)-binding protein 2 isoform X10 yields the protein MDTGVIEGGLNVTLTIRLLMHGKEVGSIIGKKGESVKKMREESGARINISEGNCPERIITLAGPTNAIFKAFAMIIDKLEEDISSSMTNSTAASRPPVTLRLVVPASQCGSLIGKGGCKIKEIRESTGAQVQVAGDMLPNSTERAITIAGIPQSIIECVKQICVVMLESPPKGVTIPYRPKPSSSPVIFAGGQLTKLHQLAMQQSHFPMSHGNTGFSGLDASAQTTSHELTIPNDLIGCIIGRQGAKINEIRQMSGAQIKIANPVEGSTDRQVTITGSAASISLAQYLINVSLESAKPSSQAASVTIPDHLSINLSQPSTPSSSSSSTTTPSLATAGASDAPSSLPNPLPTAPCVSSLLGMKPVPLLALNVVSAAKGAAAPAVPCVTNKLKAEKQRFSPY from the exons ATGGACACCGGAGTCATCGAAGGGGGTCTCAATGTCACGCTCACCATCCGGCTACTCATGCACGGAAAG GAGGTGGGAAGCATCATTGGGAAG AAAGGCGAGTCGGTGAAGAAGATGCGAGAGGAG AGCGGAGCTCGCATCAACATCTCGGAAGGGAACTGCCCCGAGCGGATCATCACCCTGGCGGGACCCACCAACGCCATCTTCAAAGCTTTTGCGATGATCATTGACAAACTGGAAGAG GACATCAGCAGCTCCATGACCaacagcacagctgccagccgGCCCCCAGTCACCCTCCGGCTTGTGGTCCCTGCCAGCCAGTGCGGGTCCCTCATTGGCAAGGGAGGCTGCAAGATCAAGGAGATCCGAGAG AGCACGGGGGCACAGGTCCAGGTGGCAGGAGACATGCTGCCCAACTCGACTGAGCGAGCCATCACCATCGCTGGGATCCCACAGTCCATCATCGAGTGCGTCAAACAGATCTGCGTCGTCATGCTTGAG TCTCCCCCGAAGGGTGTCACCATCCCGTACCGACCCAAGCCATCCAGCTCTCCCGTCATCTTTGCAGGCGGCCAG CTGACCAAGCTGCACCAGTTGGCAATGCAACAGTCACACTTTCCAATGTCTCATGGCAACACTGGATTCAGTG GTTTGGATGCCTCTGCCCAAACCACCTCCCATGAACTCACCATTCCAAACGAT ctgaTTGGCTGCATCATCGGGCGTCAGGGCGCCAAGATCAACGAGATCCGCCAGATGTCCGGGGCTCAGATCAAGATTGCCAACCCCGTGGAAGGCTCTACTGACAGGCAGGTGACCATAACTGGATCTGCAGCGAGCATCAGCCTGGCCCAGTATCTAATCAATGTCAG TTTAGAAAGCGCTAAACCCTCCTCCCAGGCAGCCTCCGTCACGATCCCTGACCACCTCAGCATCAACCTCTCTCAACCCTCCAccccttcttcttcttcctcctccaccaCCACCCCCTCGCTCGCCACCGCGGGGGCCTCCGACGCGCCCTCCAGCCTCCCCAACCCTCTTCCGACCGCCCCTTGTGTCTCCAGTCTGCTTGGCATGAAacctgtccctctcctggcgCTAAATGTCGTGTCTGCGGCCAAAGGCGCCGCGGCGCCCGCCGTGCCCTGTGTCACTAACAAACTCAAAGCCGAGAAGCAAAGGTTTTCCCCGTACTGA
- the PCBP2 gene encoding poly(rC)-binding protein 2 isoform X13: protein MDTGVIEGGLNVTLTIRLLMHGKEVGSIIGKKGESVKKMREESGARINISEGNCPERIITLAGPTNAIFKAFAMIIDKLEEDISSSMTNSTAASRPPVTLRLVVPASQCGSLIGKGGCKIKEIRESTGAQVQVAGDMLPNSTERAITIAGIPQSIIECVKQICVVMLESPPKGVTIPYRPKPSSSPVIFAGGQDRYSSGSASYPHTAPSMCLNSDLEGPPQEAYTIQGQYAIPQPDLTKLHQLAMQQSHFPMSHGNTGFSGLDASAQTTSHELTIPNDLIGCIIGRQGAKINEIRQMSGAQIKIANPVEGSTDRQVTITGSAASISLAQYLINVRLSSETGGMGSS, encoded by the exons ATGGACACCGGAGTCATCGAAGGGGGTCTCAATGTCACGCTCACCATCCGGCTACTCATGCACGGAAAG GAGGTGGGAAGCATCATTGGGAAG AAAGGCGAGTCGGTGAAGAAGATGCGAGAGGAG AGCGGAGCTCGCATCAACATCTCGGAAGGGAACTGCCCCGAGCGGATCATCACCCTGGCGGGACCCACCAACGCCATCTTCAAAGCTTTTGCGATGATCATTGACAAACTGGAAGAG GACATCAGCAGCTCCATGACCaacagcacagctgccagccgGCCCCCAGTCACCCTCCGGCTTGTGGTCCCTGCCAGCCAGTGCGGGTCCCTCATTGGCAAGGGAGGCTGCAAGATCAAGGAGATCCGAGAG AGCACGGGGGCACAGGTCCAGGTGGCAGGAGACATGCTGCCCAACTCGACTGAGCGAGCCATCACCATCGCTGGGATCCCACAGTCCATCATCGAGTGCGTCAAACAGATCTGCGTCGTCATGCTTGAG TCTCCCCCGAAGGGTGTCACCATCCCGTACCGACCCAAGCCATCCAGCTCTCCCGTCATCTTTGCAGGCGGCCAG GACAGGTACAGCAGCGGCAGTGCGAGCTACCCCCACACCGCCCCATCCATGTGCCTCAACTCTGACTTGGAGGGACCACCTCAGGAG GCCTATACCATTCAAGGACAGTATGCCATTCCACAGCCAGAT CTGACCAAGCTGCACCAGTTGGCAATGCAACAGTCACACTTTCCAATGTCTCATGGCAACACTGGATTCAGTG GTTTGGATGCCTCTGCCCAAACCACCTCCCATGAACTCACCATTCCAAACGAT ctgaTTGGCTGCATCATCGGGCGTCAGGGCGCCAAGATCAACGAGATCCGCCAGATGTCCGGGGCTCAGATCAAGATTGCCAACCCCGTGGAAGGCTCTACTGACAGGCAGGTGACCATAACTGGATCTGCAGCGAGCATCAGCCTGGCCCAGTATCTAATCAATGTCAG GCTCTCCTCGGAGACCGGGGGCATGGGCAGCAGTTAG
- the PCBP2 gene encoding poly(rC)-binding protein 2 isoform X12, translated as MDTGVIEGGLNVTLTIRLLMHGKEVGSIIGKKGESVKKMREESGARINISEGNCPERIITLAGPTNAIFKAFAMIIDKLEEDISSSMTNSTAASRPPVTLRLVVPASQCGSLIGKGGCKIKEIRESTGAQVQVAGDMLPNSTERAITIAGIPQSIIECVKQICVVMLESPPKGVTIPYRPKPSSSPVIFAGGQDRYSSGSASYPHTAPSMCLNSDLEGPPQEAYTIQGQYAIPQPDLTKLHQLAMQQSHFPMSHGNTGFSGVDSSSPEVKGYWGLDASAQTTSHELTIPNDLIGCIIGRQGAKINEIRQMSGAQIKIANPVEGSTDRQVTITGSAASISLAQYLINVRLSSETGGMGSS; from the exons ATGGACACCGGAGTCATCGAAGGGGGTCTCAATGTCACGCTCACCATCCGGCTACTCATGCACGGAAAG GAGGTGGGAAGCATCATTGGGAAG AAAGGCGAGTCGGTGAAGAAGATGCGAGAGGAG AGCGGAGCTCGCATCAACATCTCGGAAGGGAACTGCCCCGAGCGGATCATCACCCTGGCGGGACCCACCAACGCCATCTTCAAAGCTTTTGCGATGATCATTGACAAACTGGAAGAG GACATCAGCAGCTCCATGACCaacagcacagctgccagccgGCCCCCAGTCACCCTCCGGCTTGTGGTCCCTGCCAGCCAGTGCGGGTCCCTCATTGGCAAGGGAGGCTGCAAGATCAAGGAGATCCGAGAG AGCACGGGGGCACAGGTCCAGGTGGCAGGAGACATGCTGCCCAACTCGACTGAGCGAGCCATCACCATCGCTGGGATCCCACAGTCCATCATCGAGTGCGTCAAACAGATCTGCGTCGTCATGCTTGAG TCTCCCCCGAAGGGTGTCACCATCCCGTACCGACCCAAGCCATCCAGCTCTCCCGTCATCTTTGCAGGCGGCCAG GACAGGTACAGCAGCGGCAGTGCGAGCTACCCCCACACCGCCCCATCCATGTGCCTCAACTCTGACTTGGAGGGACCACCTCAGGAG GCCTATACCATTCAAGGACAGTATGCCATTCCACAGCCAGAT CTGACCAAGCTGCACCAGTTGGCAATGCAACAGTCACACTTTCCAATGTCTCATGGCAACACTGGATTCAGTG GCGTTGACTCCAGCTCTCCCGAGGTGAAAGGCTATTGGG GTTTGGATGCCTCTGCCCAAACCACCTCCCATGAACTCACCATTCCAAACGAT ctgaTTGGCTGCATCATCGGGCGTCAGGGCGCCAAGATCAACGAGATCCGCCAGATGTCCGGGGCTCAGATCAAGATTGCCAACCCCGTGGAAGGCTCTACTGACAGGCAGGTGACCATAACTGGATCTGCAGCGAGCATCAGCCTGGCCCAGTATCTAATCAATGTCAG GCTCTCCTCGGAGACCGGGGGCATGGGCAGCAGTTAG